The Magnolia sinica isolate HGM2019 chromosome 10, MsV1, whole genome shotgun sequence genome includes a window with the following:
- the LOC131217542 gene encoding putative UPF0481 protein At3g02645, which produces MDSHPTFDQHRWVTRIKETLAQELDHDRSDDGIETPVSIFSVTKSLMVTKPEVYIPQHVAIGPYHQWRAEVYEMERYKFIAARMLQEHLQGITIEGIVNHFTKLDLKIRACYDRYFDLSTETLAWMMAVDSSFLLEFLQIYGGNQMADDLTRVSLRRSQVIDYTGKSMTHNAILRDIIMLENQIPLFVLKQLMGYCKRENLNEALVMMLMGLCGSLSPFKRVGDFPHSQNEILQMGHLLELLYHVCVPKIEEIGAEDETVAKENPDSFRRVFYSMQVLISSPLSRHLRRVFTSRLLKSILKFPFKIIRTIHMPSSARNIVNEVPTFEMKQATQNDIESNPNPTVRPLLEEIMIPSVSQLSTAGIRLSATEGDIGSIKFDNISGTIHLPRITFDENTEVVLRNLVAFEATSASRAQIFTRYAKLMNGIIDTEEDVKLLRENGIVINHLKSDQEVADRWNGMTRSLFLTKVAHLDKVIEEVNEYYSTRWRVIFGKLLKKYVYRSWPFLTLIAANLFLALTSLQAFCSVYDCGGIQVNNIGGVMNSTLV; this is translated from the coding sequence ATGGACTCCCATCCTACGTTTGATCAGCATCGGTGGGTCACACGGATCAAGGAAACCCTTGCCCAAGAACTCGACCACGACCGCAGTGATGATGGTATTGAAACACCCGTTTCAATTTTCAGCGTTACTAAGTCTCTAATGGTTACCAAACCAGAAGTTTACATCCCGCAACATGTAGCCATTGGCCCATACCATCAATGGCGAGCCGAAGTCTATGAAATGGAACGGTACAAGTTCATCGCAGCTCGAATGTTGCAGGAGCATCTCCAAGGCATCACCATTGAGGGCATCGTCAATCACTTTACAAAGCTTGATCTCAAGATCCGTGCATGCTATGACCGGTACTTCGATCTAAGTACTGAAACCTTGGCTTGGATGATGGCCGTTGATAGTTCATTCTTATTGGAGTTTCTCCAAATCTACGGTGGTAATCAAATGGCCGATGATCTCACTAGGGTCTCTTTGAGGAGGTCCCAAGTGATCGATTACACTGGAAAGAGCATGACCCATAATGCCATCCTTAGGGATATTATCATGTTAGAGAACCAAATCCCACTTTTTGTACTCAAACAGCTCATGGGCTATTGCAAACGTGAAAACCTTAATGAAGCATTAGTCATGATGTTAATGGGTCTTTGTggatctctctctccttttaaaaGGGTGGGTGATTTTCCACATAGTCAAAATGAAATCCTACAAATGGGTCATTTGCTTGAACTTCTTTATCATGTATGTGTGCCAAAAATAGAAGAAATAGGCGCTGAAGATGAAACGGTAGCCAAGGAAAATCCGGATTCTTTCAGGCGAGTCTTCTATTCGATGCAAGTGCTTATATCTTCCCCACTCTCACGGCATCTTCGACGGGTCTTCACATCGAGATTGTTGAAATCTATACTAAAATTTCCATTCAAAATCATCCGTACGATTCACATGCCTTCCTCTGCAAGAAACATCGTGAATGAAGTTCCAACCTTTGAGATGAAACAAGCCACCCAGAACGATATCGAGAGCAATCCAAATCCAACAGTGCGTCCGTTGTTGGAGGAGATCATGATCCCAAGTGTGTCCCAGCTCTCGACTGCCGGTATTCGACTTTCTGCCACTGAAGGTGACATAGGTTCTATAAAGTTCGATAATATTTCAGGCACCATTCACCTCCCACGCATCACATTCGATGAGAATACGGAGGTTGTTTTGAGGAATTTGGTAGCATTTGAAGCCACATCGGCATCTCGGGCCCAAATTTTTACACGTTATGCGAAACTAATGAATGGTATTATCGATACTGAAGAGGACGTGAAATTACTAAGAGAAAACGGGATTGTAATCAACCATTTGAAAAGTGACCAAGAGGTTGCCGATCGGTGGAATGGGATGACGCGATCATTGTTTctaacaaaggtggcccacttggataaggTGATCGAAGAGGTGAACGAGTATTATTCGACCAGGTGGAGGGTTATATTTGGGAAGCTGCTGAAGAAGTACGTGTATCGATCATGGCCGTTTCTGACACTGATCGCAGCAAACCTTTTCCTGGCATTGACGTCATTGCAGGCGTTTTGCTCCGTCTATGATTGTGGTGGCATCCAGGTGAATAATATTGGTGGGGTGATGAACTCAACCCTCGTTTGA